Proteins co-encoded in one Bacillota bacterium genomic window:
- the ligA gene encoding NAD-dependent DNA ligase LigA has translation MAEGRRQLELDLPGPGEEDGARRRVEELRRIIEHHNYRYYVLDDPEISDAEFDALMRELAALEAQHPELVTPDSPTQRVGGKAVEGFAPVVHRVPMLSLANAYSFEELRAFDARVRRFLGAAAHGLEYVTELKIDGLAVSLLYEDGRFIQGATRGDGEVGEDVTHNLRTIRSIPMRLRGGEGLTLDVRGEVYMVKREFEKLNEERRRAGEPLFANPRNAAAGSLRQLDPGVTASRPLDIFLYAVGHSPDRRFATHMEVLEALKRLGFRVNSNIELCRDINEVIEYCERWGERRGELDYEIDGIVVKVNSLELQEMLGATAKSPRWAIAYKFPARQGTTVIKDIRVQVGRTGALTPLAILEPIELAGSVVSRATLHNEDMIRSKDIRIGDTVIVQKAGDVIPEVVRVVKEGRTGNEREFIMPSRCPECGSDVVRLEGEAVARCVGVKCPAQLREGILHFASRDAMDIEGMGPAIVTQLLDRGLVRDFADIYYLEFDDLAGLERMGKKSAQNLLDAIEASKDRGLARVVYALGIRHVGENVARMLAERFGDMESLMKAGIEELTAVPEIGPRIAESVVAFMSEEGNRDVIRRLQEAGVRMTEDRAGMGGAGEPGAGGPGRGTVDFPLSGKTFVLTGGLERFTRDEAEEMIRRLGGRTSGSVSRKTDYVVVGKDPGSKYDRARELGVAILDEEGFMKLIGGK, from the coding sequence ATGGCAGAGGGCAGGAGGCAATTGGAGCTCGATCTCCCCGGCCCCGGCGAGGAGGACGGCGCCAGGAGGCGGGTCGAGGAGCTTCGCAGGATCATTGAGCACCATAACTACCGTTACTACGTCCTGGATGATCCCGAGATATCCGATGCGGAGTTCGATGCCCTGATGAGGGAGCTCGCGGCGCTCGAGGCGCAGCACCCCGAGCTCGTGACGCCGGATTCGCCGACCCAGAGGGTTGGGGGCAAGGCCGTTGAGGGGTTCGCCCCGGTCGTCCACAGGGTGCCCATGCTGAGCCTCGCGAATGCGTATAGTTTTGAGGAGCTTCGCGCATTCGATGCCCGGGTCAGGCGGTTTCTGGGGGCAGCAGCTCACGGCCTCGAGTATGTAACGGAGCTCAAGATCGACGGCCTCGCTGTCTCGTTGCTCTATGAGGATGGGCGGTTCATCCAGGGCGCCACGCGAGGCGATGGGGAGGTCGGTGAGGATGTAACCCACAACCTCAGGACGATCAGGTCCATACCCATGAGGCTGCGGGGCGGTGAGGGGTTGACGCTCGACGTCCGCGGCGAGGTCTACATGGTGAAGCGCGAGTTTGAGAAGCTGAATGAGGAGAGGCGGCGGGCCGGGGAGCCGCTTTTCGCGAATCCGCGCAATGCCGCAGCGGGGTCGCTTCGCCAGCTGGATCCGGGCGTTACGGCTTCGAGGCCCCTCGATATATTCCTCTATGCCGTCGGCCACTCGCCGGACAGGAGGTTCGCCACTCACATGGAGGTCCTCGAGGCATTGAAACGCCTGGGCTTCAGGGTGAATTCTAACATCGAGCTCTGCCGCGATATCAATGAGGTAATAGAATATTGTGAGCGTTGGGGTGAGAGGCGCGGGGAGCTGGACTACGAGATAGACGGGATCGTCGTAAAGGTGAATTCCCTGGAATTGCAGGAGATGCTGGGCGCGACGGCGAAGAGCCCGCGCTGGGCCATAGCGTACAAGTTCCCGGCGAGGCAGGGGACGACGGTGATAAAGGATATAAGGGTCCAGGTCGGCAGGACGGGGGCGCTCACGCCTCTAGCCATCCTGGAGCCTATAGAGCTCGCGGGCTCGGTTGTGAGCCGCGCCACCCTCCATAATGAGGACATGATAAGGAGCAAGGACATACGCATAGGGGACACCGTGATCGTTCAGAAGGCCGGGGATGTGATACCCGAGGTTGTAAGGGTGGTAAAGGAGGGGCGGACCGGGAACGAGCGCGAATTTATCATGCCGTCGAGGTGCCCTGAATGCGGTTCGGACGTTGTAAGGCTCGAGGGAGAGGCCGTTGCCAGGTGCGTGGGTGTGAAGTGCCCCGCCCAGCTGAGGGAGGGGATTCTCCACTTCGCCTCGAGGGACGCAATGGACATAGAGGGGATGGGGCCCGCGATCGTGACGCAGCTTCTCGACAGGGGCCTGGTGAGGGACTTTGCCGATATCTACTACCTGGAGTTCGATGACCTTGCCGGGCTCGAGAGAATGGGGAAGAAGTCGGCGCAGAACCTCCTCGATGCTATAGAGGCTAGCAAGGATCGGGGCCTCGCGCGGGTCGTCTATGCCCTCGGTATACGGCATGTGGGCGAGAATGTCGCGCGGATGCTGGCGGAGAGATTCGGGGATATGGAGAGCCTCATGAAGGCCGGCATCGAGGAGCTCACGGCCGTTCCGGAGATTGGACCGAGGATAGCCGAGAGCGTAGTCGCATTCATGTCCGAGGAGGGGAATCGGGATGTTATCCGGCGGCTCCAGGAGGCTGGGGTGAGGATGACGGAGGACCGGGCGGGGATGGGAGGAGCCGGGGAGCCTGGCGCTGGCGGGCCTGGCCGTGGCACCGTGGATTTTCCTTTGAGCGGCAAGACCTTTGTCCTCACAGGGGGGCTCGAGCGCTTCACGCGCGACGAGGCCGAGGAGATGATCCGGCGGCTCGGCGGCAGGACGAGCGGGAGCGTTTCGCGAAAGACTGATTATGTTGTCGTGGGCAAGGACCCCGGCTCGAAATATGATCGCGCGCGGGAGCTTGGGGTCGCTATACTAGATGAAGAAGGCTTTATGAAGCTCATAGGTGGAAAATGA
- the gatC gene encoding Asp-tRNA(Asn)/Glu-tRNA(Gln) amidotransferase subunit GatC, whose translation MPITKQDVEHVAALARLELSEEEKESLTDQLGKILEYADKLKELDTEGVPPTAHPLPVKNVFREDRVRPSLPVDEALANAPEREGDFFKVPRIMEVD comes from the coding sequence ATGCCCATAACGAAGCAGGATGTTGAGCATGTAGCGGCGCTCGCCAGGCTCGAGCTGAGCGAGGAGGAGAAGGAATCCCTCACCGACCAGCTCGGCAAGATACTGGAGTATGCGGACAAGTTGAAGGAGCTCGATACGGAGGGTGTCCCTCCGACGGCGCATCCCCTGCCGGTCAAGAACGTTTTCAGGGAGGACAGGGTGCGCCCATCGCTGCCCGTTGACGAGGCGCTGGCCAATGCGCCCGAGCGGGAGGGCGACTTCTTCAAGGTGCCGAGGATCATGGAGGTAGATTGA
- a CDS encoding NAD(P)/FAD-dependent oxidoreductase, protein MGTGIRSAACGIADIAIIGGGVVGCSIARELSRYELNVVLIEKEAEVGFGTSKANSGIVHAGFHSERDTLEARLCVEGNRLFDGLCGELSVPFRRNGSLLVTKTARDIAELERLRAQGIYNGVPGLEILSGQQVLDLEPGLSREVVAGLYAPTAGVVSPYELTMALAENAQANGVRFMTGCEVWGMIIEDGGNLSSNPSLNRNLGLKRLRSSRGDIIVRYVINAAGLFGDDVAALAGGERPFRIIPRKGEEYILDRRVGALVTRTIFPMPTPNSKGILVIPTADGNIMIGPTAVEVESKHDLGTTRAGFDEIFRATRDLVPSIDSRDIIASFAGLRAASDRHSFIIERSPGVRGFMNVCGIESPGLTASPAIARMVASMIGEEMALRPKRSFNPERRPAPGFREMSAAERRAAIARDPAYGRIVCRCELVSEAEVVDTIRRGARTLDGVKFRTRAGMGRCQGGFCTPRVMSILSRELGVPMERLTKRGDESFLVTRRY, encoded by the coding sequence ATGGGAACGGGGATCAGGAGCGCGGCCTGCGGGATTGCGGATATTGCCATAATAGGCGGCGGGGTGGTTGGATGCTCCATAGCGCGCGAGCTATCCAGGTATGAACTGAATGTGGTGCTTATTGAAAAGGAGGCCGAGGTGGGCTTTGGGACGAGCAAGGCCAATAGCGGCATCGTCCATGCGGGGTTTCACTCGGAGAGGGACACCCTGGAGGCCAGGCTCTGCGTTGAAGGAAACAGGTTGTTCGACGGACTCTGCGGGGAGCTCTCGGTGCCCTTTAGGCGCAATGGCTCGCTCCTCGTCACAAAGACCGCTCGGGATATAGCCGAGCTCGAGCGCCTTCGCGCGCAGGGGATATACAACGGCGTGCCGGGCCTCGAGATCCTAAGCGGCCAGCAGGTCCTAGATCTGGAGCCCGGCCTCTCGCGCGAGGTTGTAGCTGGACTCTACGCCCCGACCGCCGGGGTTGTGTCCCCCTACGAGCTGACCATGGCCCTGGCCGAGAATGCCCAGGCCAACGGGGTGCGTTTCATGACGGGCTGCGAGGTATGGGGCATGATAATTGAGGATGGCGGCAATCTGAGTTCCAATCCGAGTTTGAACCGGAATCTGGGTTTGAAGCGGCTGAGGTCCTCGCGCGGGGACATAATTGTGCGTTATGTAATCAACGCTGCGGGGTTGTTTGGCGACGATGTGGCGGCGCTCGCTGGAGGGGAGCGCCCATTCCGGATCATCCCCCGGAAGGGGGAGGAGTACATCCTCGACCGGCGGGTCGGGGCGCTGGTCACCCGGACGATATTCCCGATGCCGACGCCCAACTCCAAGGGCATACTCGTGATCCCGACCGCGGACGGGAATATCATGATCGGGCCCACCGCCGTGGAGGTGGAATCAAAGCACGATCTCGGGACGACGCGTGCCGGGTTTGATGAGATATTCAGGGCCACGCGCGACCTCGTGCCATCCATCGATTCCAGGGATATCATAGCCTCATTTGCAGGGTTGAGGGCGGCCTCGGACCGGCACTCCTTCATAATAGAGCGTTCGCCGGGCGTGAGGGGCTTCATGAACGTCTGCGGGATAGAGTCGCCCGGCCTCACGGCGTCGCCGGCCATAGCCAGGATGGTCGCCAGCATGATCGGGGAGGAAATGGCCCTGAGGCCCAAGCGTTCCTTCAATCCGGAACGGCGCCCGGCGCCGGGGTTCCGGGAGATGAGCGCTGCGGAGAGAAGGGCAGCTATAGCGAGGGATCCCGCCTACGGCCGGATCGTATGCCGGTGTGAGCTCGTATCCGAGGCCGAGGTCGTGGACACTATAAGGCGCGGGGCGCGCACCCTGGACGGGGTGAAATTCAGGACGCGGGCGGGCATGGGCAGGTGCCAGGGCGGGTTCTGCACGCCGCGGGTGATGAGTATCCTGTCCAGGGAGCTGGGGGTTCCCATGGAGAGGCTCACGAAGCGCGGGGACGAGTCCTTCCTTGTTACAAGACGATATTGA
- a CDS encoding FAD-dependent oxidoreductase: MNNIVAKPDIDVAIIGGGPAGLAAAIGACNAGVDPDRVLILERGERLGGILPQCIHHGFGLHRFKEELTGPEYADRFIRKVERLGVKVLLDTMVIELGADRHITAVSDRYGLVSLVPGAVILAMGCRERTRAQIRIPGTRPAGIFTAGTAQRLVNIEGYLPGRRAVIVGSGDIGLIMARRLAIEGVEVAGVFEILPYPGGLVRNIVQCLDDFGIPLYLSHTVIEIHGKDRVTGVTVAEVDNGGNPVPGSERYIQCDTVLLSVGLIPENELSRMAGVEIDPLTGGPAVTGDFQTSVSGIFACGNVLHVNELVDDVSDEGERAGREAGLYAMEATHATEATRPHLGGRLEFGRPGIQQVQRRRVAARLKARAGSGSKSSSIASSSNSIAGGIASKAAHGDSMQVICTICPVGCEIEVRKMATATAMPTAMAMATAATAGEAAGALAGAGADGGGETEGLEVKGNKCKRGVAYAMEEFTAPKRTLTTTVRAKVAGGPDVFIPVRTSSPIPRDLLLPAARELARVEVREPLEIGDIIVGDILGSGVDVIATASLHVGPGHDHDVDIVPGHAGYDGMVPGHEGAL, from the coding sequence ATGAATAATATAGTTGCCAAACCGGATATCGATGTCGCGATAATCGGGGGCGGCCCCGCGGGATTGGCCGCGGCGATCGGGGCATGCAATGCCGGCGTTGATCCCGACCGAGTGCTCATCCTGGAGCGCGGCGAGCGCCTGGGGGGCATACTGCCGCAGTGCATCCACCACGGTTTCGGGCTTCACAGGTTCAAGGAGGAATTGACGGGGCCGGAGTATGCCGATCGCTTCATTAGAAAGGTGGAGCGCCTGGGGGTCAAGGTATTGCTCGACACAATGGTCATCGAGCTGGGCGCGGATCGACACATCACGGCTGTGAGCGACAGGTATGGCCTGGTCAGCCTCGTGCCGGGGGCGGTCATCCTCGCCATGGGTTGCCGCGAGCGCACCAGGGCCCAGATCCGCATACCTGGCACCAGGCCGGCCGGTATATTCACGGCCGGAACCGCCCAGAGGCTGGTGAACATCGAAGGCTACCTGCCGGGCCGGCGCGCCGTCATCGTTGGGTCCGGCGATATCGGTCTCATCATGGCGAGGCGGCTCGCCATCGAGGGGGTCGAGGTCGCGGGCGTATTCGAGATATTGCCCTATCCTGGCGGCCTCGTGCGAAACATCGTGCAATGCCTGGATGATTTCGGTATCCCGCTTTACCTCAGCCATACCGTAATCGAGATTCACGGGAAGGACCGGGTAACCGGCGTGACCGTGGCCGAGGTAGATAATGGCGGAAACCCGGTCCCGGGGAGCGAGCGGTATATCCAGTGTGACACGGTTCTTCTTTCGGTCGGCTTGATCCCCGAAAACGAGCTCTCCCGGATGGCTGGCGTGGAGATCGACCCCCTGACGGGCGGCCCAGCCGTGACGGGGGACTTTCAGACGAGCGTGAGCGGGATATTTGCATGTGGCAATGTCTTGCACGTCAACGAGCTGGTTGACGATGTAAGCGATGAGGGTGAGCGTGCCGGGCGTGAGGCAGGGCTTTATGCTATGGAGGCGACGCATGCCACGGAGGCGACACGCCCGCACTTGGGGGGCCGCCTGGAATTTGGCAGGCCGGGAATTCAGCAGGTCCAGCGCAGGCGCGTGGCTGCTAGGCTGAAGGCCAGGGCGGGGAGCGGTAGCAAGAGTAGTAGCATAGCAAGTAGCAGTAATAGCATAGCAGGTGGCATAGCGAGTAAGGCAGCGCATGGAGATTCCATGCAGGTCATATGCACCATCTGCCCCGTGGGGTGTGAGATAGAGGTCAGGAAGATGGCGACGGCGACGGCGATGCCAACGGCGATGGCAATGGCGACGGCGGCTACAGCGGGGGAGGCGGCTGGCGCGCTGGCTGGCGCTGGCGCTGACGGCGGCGGCGAGACCGAAGGCCTCGAGGTAAAAGGGAATAAATGCAAGCGAGGTGTGGCCTATGCGATGGAGGAATTTACGGCTCCGAAGCGAACCCTAACTACGACGGTGCGGGCGAAGGTTGCGGGCGGCCCCGATGTGTTCATTCCCGTCCGGACGAGCTCGCCCATCCCCAGGGACCTCCTGTTGCCTGCAGCGCGTGAGCTGGCAAGGGTCGAGGTGAGGGAGCCGCTCGAGATCGGCGATATAATCGTCGGGGATATCCTGGGCTCGGGGGTCGATGTGATTGCAACTGCCAGCCTCCATGTTGGTCCTGGTCACGATCATGATGTCGATATCGTTCCCGGCCATGCCGGTTACGATGGCATGGTTCCTGGGCATGAAGGAGCGCTGTGA
- a CDS encoding glycerol-3-phosphate responsive antiterminator, which produces MTCSVDEFISRLRANPVIAGVKSLKDVDVAIRSGLDVIFLLTGTIFDLREAVARARAGGRIIFGHVDLIDGIGKDKAGMRFLAEEIGVDGILTTRNALVRAAMAEGLIAVQRLFLLDSESLKTGVNVVQSTNPHAVEVLPGLVLPAVVHRLPVRALPPFIGGGLIETREELDAVLATGALGVSTSKKALWVRV; this is translated from the coding sequence ATGACATGTTCTGTGGATGAATTCATATCCCGGCTGCGGGCGAACCCTGTCATCGCCGGTGTAAAGAGCTTGAAGGATGTCGATGTGGCCATCCGCTCGGGGCTGGATGTCATATTCCTTCTGACCGGCACGATATTCGACCTCCGGGAGGCTGTGGCGCGCGCCAGAGCCGGGGGCAGGATCATATTCGGCCATGTCGACCTCATAGACGGGATCGGCAAGGATAAGGCCGGGATGCGGTTCCTCGCGGAGGAGATCGGCGTCGACGGCATCTTGACCACCCGCAATGCCCTGGTGAGGGCGGCCATGGCTGAGGGGCTCATCGCCGTGCAGCGGCTGTTCCTCCTTGACTCGGAGTCCCTCAAGACTGGGGTTAATGTGGTGCAGTCGACAAATCCCCACGCTGTTGAGGTGTTGCCCGGGCTCGTGCTGCCAGCCGTGGTTCATAGGCTCCCTGTTCGCGCCCTCCCTCCCTTCATAGGTGGCGGCCTCATCGAGACTCGCGAGGAACTTGATGCCGTCCTGGCCACCGGCGCACTGGGGGTCTCCACAAGCAAGAAAGCCCTCTGGGTGCGGGTGTGA
- the gatA gene encoding Asp-tRNA(Asn)/Glu-tRNA(Gln) amidotransferase subunit GatA: MLIRGEISSQEIVQSVYRRIDEVEPDVRAFVTLTRDEALNQAREADERIRRGEDVGPLTGIPVALKDNLCTRGVRTTCSSKILKDFIPPYDATVVERLRRCGAIAIGKTNLDEFAMGSSTENSGFFTTRNPWDLSRVPGGSSGGSAAAVAAGETIVALGSDTGGSIRQPASYCGVVGLKPTYGAVSRYGLVAFASSLDQIGPLTKDVRDCAIVMNAIAGYDPCDSTSVDRQHPDYTSFLVPEVKGLRFGIPREYFGKGLDDDVRAAIDNAIKTFEGLGAIPVEVSLPHSEYALAAYYLVAPAEASSNLARYDGVKYGYRAQGQPDSVTMTRRTRREGFGAEVKRRVMLGTYALSSGYYDAYYLKALKVRTLLVRDFEAAFEKCDFIISPTSPTVAFKIGEKMDDPLSMYLTDIYTITANLVAVPGLSIPCGFGSDEMPVGLQLLGKHFDEGTIIRAAYAFEQATGGAGILAGILARLKRRRPAGVDEGTPDSGIQDSRIRDRDEDKVRGGVGGGIRHE; the protein is encoded by the coding sequence ATGCTCATCAGGGGGGAAATCAGCTCACAGGAGATAGTCCAGTCGGTCTATCGCAGGATAGATGAGGTCGAGCCGGACGTGAGGGCCTTTGTCACGTTGACCCGGGATGAGGCGCTCAACCAGGCGAGAGAGGCCGATGAAAGGATCCGGAGGGGCGAGGATGTGGGGCCCCTCACCGGAATCCCCGTTGCCCTCAAAGATAACCTGTGCACGCGCGGGGTCCGGACGACATGTTCCTCGAAGATACTGAAGGATTTCATTCCGCCATATGACGCCACCGTCGTTGAGCGCCTGAGAAGGTGCGGGGCTATAGCTATAGGGAAGACTAACTTGGACGAGTTTGCCATGGGGTCCTCGACGGAGAATTCCGGGTTCTTCACGACGCGAAACCCCTGGGATCTCTCGAGGGTGCCCGGCGGCTCGAGCGGGGGAAGCGCAGCCGCCGTGGCGGCCGGTGAGACCATCGTGGCGCTGGGTTCGGATACAGGAGGCTCCATCCGGCAGCCCGCATCATACTGCGGCGTTGTCGGCCTCAAACCTACATACGGCGCCGTATCCCGGTATGGCCTTGTCGCGTTCGCGTCGTCCCTCGACCAGATCGGGCCGCTGACAAAGGACGTGAGGGATTGCGCGATCGTCATGAACGCCATCGCCGGGTATGATCCCTGCGATTCCACCTCGGTGGACAGGCAGCACCCGGATTATACGAGTTTCCTGGTGCCCGAGGTCAAGGGCTTGCGCTTCGGCATTCCAAGGGAGTATTTCGGCAAGGGGCTGGACGACGATGTCAGGGCTGCCATCGATAACGCGATAAAGACGTTTGAGGGCCTGGGCGCCATCCCTGTAGAGGTATCGCTCCCGCACTCTGAATATGCCCTTGCCGCGTACTACCTGGTGGCGCCCGCCGAGGCGAGCTCCAACCTCGCCCGCTACGACGGCGTCAAGTACGGCTACAGGGCTCAGGGCCAGCCGGACTCGGTTACCATGACCAGGCGCACGCGGCGCGAGGGATTCGGGGCAGAGGTGAAGCGCCGCGTCATGCTCGGAACTTACGCGCTGAGCTCGGGCTACTACGATGCATACTACCTGAAGGCTTTGAAGGTCCGCACGCTGCTGGTGAGGGATTTCGAGGCGGCCTTTGAAAAGTGCGATTTCATTATCTCGCCTACCTCGCCGACAGTTGCGTTTAAAATTGGAGAAAAAATGGACGACCCGCTGTCTATGTACCTGACTGACATCTACACAATCACGGCCAACCTAGTGGCCGTGCCGGGCCTTTCGATACCGTGTGGTTTTGGCAGCGATGAAATGCCCGTAGGGCTCCAGCTTCTCGGAAAACATTTTGACGAGGGCACCATCATCAGGGCGGCCTACGCCTTTGAGCAGGCAACAGGTGGTGCCGGGATTCTTGCCGGGATTCTGGCGAGGCTCAAGAGGAGACGGCCTGCGGGTGTTGACGAGGGGACCCCGGACAGTGGGATACAGGACAGTAGGATACGGGATAGAGACGAGGATAAGGTCAGGGGCGGCGTAGGAGGTGGAATTCGCCATGAATAG
- the gatB gene encoding Asp-tRNA(Asn)/Glu-tRNA(Gln) amidotransferase subunit GatB: protein MNSGFNSSNSSDSSDTGSGTNVIGSGIGTAVGYSGNGEYDGEYGGDYGGGEYGEYEVVIGLEVHAELQTESKMFCGCSTKFGAAPNSHVCPICLGMPGVLPVINRKAVEFAIRAGLALNCEIAEFSKFDRKNYFYPDLPKNYQISQYDLPLCRNGYIDISSERRIRIRRVHLEEEAGKSIHEGQNILESSFSLEDYNRTGIPLLEIVSEPDIRSPREAYVYLSTLRSILQYIGVSDCKMEEGSLRCDANISVRPRGSIQYGAQTELKNLNSFRAVERGLEFEAERQINALRRGERVVRETRHWDEARGVTVPMRSKEEAHDYRYFPEPDLVPMVIGREWVERVRGELPELPGARKERFIVEYGLPEYDADLITESRAMADFFEACARSYRDPKVVSNWIMGELSRLMNESGKDISEVLITPEGLVEMLELIDDGVITGKIAKTVFEEMFRTGKAAREVVEEKGLVQIADESQLLGVIDQVIAENPGPVADVASGKDKAITFLVGQVMRKTRGRANPQVATRLLRERLQGGSGDSSA, encoded by the coding sequence ATGAATAGTGGCTTTAATAGCAGCAATAGCAGCGACAGCAGCGACACCGGCAGCGGCACGAACGTGATCGGCAGTGGCATCGGTACGGCCGTAGGATACAGTGGCAATGGAGAGTATGATGGAGAATACGGCGGAGATTATGGCGGAGGAGAGTATGGCGAATATGAAGTGGTAATCGGGCTCGAGGTCCACGCCGAGCTTCAAACAGAGTCGAAGATGTTCTGCGGGTGCAGCACAAAATTCGGCGCGGCCCCCAATTCCCATGTATGCCCCATCTGCCTGGGCATGCCCGGCGTCCTCCCGGTGATCAACCGGAAGGCCGTGGAGTTCGCCATTCGCGCGGGGCTCGCTTTGAACTGCGAGATCGCCGAGTTCAGCAAGTTTGACCGGAAGAACTATTTCTACCCCGATCTTCCTAAGAACTACCAAATATCCCAGTATGACCTCCCCCTATGCCGGAATGGCTATATTGATATTTCTAGCGAGAGGAGAATCAGGATAAGGCGCGTTCACCTCGAGGAGGAGGCGGGGAAATCCATCCATGAGGGGCAGAATATACTCGAGTCCAGCTTCTCGTTGGAGGATTACAATCGCACGGGCATCCCGCTCCTCGAGATAGTGAGCGAGCCCGATATACGATCGCCCAGGGAGGCGTATGTATATCTCAGTACGCTGAGGTCCATCCTGCAGTATATCGGCGTATCAGACTGCAAGATGGAGGAGGGGTCGCTACGCTGTGATGCAAACATTTCGGTGCGGCCTCGAGGCAGCATCCAGTACGGGGCGCAGACCGAGCTGAAGAACCTTAATTCGTTCCGCGCCGTGGAGAGGGGCCTTGAATTCGAGGCGGAGCGCCAGATAAACGCCCTGAGGCGAGGGGAGCGGGTCGTCCGGGAGACGCGGCATTGGGATGAGGCAAGGGGCGTCACCGTCCCGATGCGAAGCAAAGAGGAGGCGCATGACTACCGCTACTTCCCCGAGCCGGACCTCGTACCGATGGTCATTGGGCGCGAATGGGTCGAGCGGGTCCGCGGAGAGCTGCCCGAGCTGCCGGGCGCGCGTAAGGAGCGGTTCATCGTGGAGTACGGCCTCCCGGAGTATGATGCCGACCTCATAACGGAGTCCAGGGCCATGGCCGACTTCTTCGAGGCGTGTGCCAGGAGCTACAGGGATCCCAAGGTCGTAAGCAACTGGATAATGGGCGAGCTATCGCGTCTCATGAATGAGTCCGGCAAGGATATCAGCGAGGTGCTCATAACCCCGGAAGGCCTCGTCGAGATGCTGGAGCTCATTGATGATGGGGTCATCACCGGCAAGATCGCCAAGACCGTGTTCGAGGAGATGTTCAGGACGGGCAAGGCCGCCCGGGAGGTTGTGGAGGAGAAGGGCCTCGTGCAGATAGCCGATGAAAGCCAGCTTCTGGGCGTTATAGACCAGGTTATAGCCGAGAACCCCGGGCCCGTAGCGGATGTCGCGTCAGGCAAGGACAAGGCGATCACCTTTCTGGTCGGCCAGGTTATGCGCAAGACCCGGGGGCGGGCCAACCCCCAAGTCGCGACGAGGCTACTGCGGGAGAGGCTCCAGGGCGGAAGCGGCGACAGCAGCGCGTGA
- a CDS encoding DMT family transporter: protein MKKARAWADASLLIVTLIWGSAFVLVKDIVRTVPPIVLVATRFLAATVLLGAVMAPRLRFINRRLLAAGSLIGVILFSGFILQTVGIEYTSASKAAFITALSVVMVPLFAALVLKQKPTALSLIGAGLAMLGLALLTLHPGPGAGAGGHAVGGLLVNAGDIIIFMGAIAFALHIVFVGRYAPSLDVPLLVLIQMATVAIISWAEIAIEAVVAAIMWDSVQGLMRGFDRGLNLPDLPCRLAGWWAMDFRSVTPRTWVAILFLGVFGTALAFFIQNAAQRFTTPTRVAIIFSTEPVFTAIFARVFFGEALGMRGVLGSILILAGTIVAELPARGDG from the coding sequence ATGAAAAAGGCCAGGGCATGGGCTGATGCCTCATTACTCATCGTCACATTAATATGGGGCTCGGCTTTTGTCCTGGTTAAAGACATTGTCCGGACTGTGCCGCCAATAGTGCTGGTCGCGACGAGGTTTCTTGCCGCAACCGTGTTATTGGGCGCCGTCATGGCGCCGCGCCTCCGATTCATAAACAGGCGCCTTCTTGCCGCCGGTAGCCTTATAGGGGTGATCCTGTTTAGCGGGTTCATCCTACAGACCGTTGGCATTGAATATACATCGGCTTCAAAGGCCGCCTTCATAACAGCCCTTTCAGTTGTGATGGTCCCGCTCTTCGCCGCTCTCGTGTTGAAGCAGAAGCCTACGGCGTTATCTCTCATAGGGGCCGGCCTCGCCATGCTCGGCCTCGCGCTCCTGACCCTTCACCCCGGCCCGGGAGCGGGGGCCGGCGGCCATGCCGTGGGTGGGCTCCTCGTGAATGCGGGGGATATTATAATCTTCATGGGGGCTATTGCCTTTGCTCTGCACATAGTCTTTGTAGGTAGATACGCCCCCTCCCTGGATGTGCCGCTGCTCGTCCTCATCCAGATGGCTACCGTGGCGATAATAAGCTGGGCCGAGATCGCTATTGAGGCAGTCGTAGCGGCGATCATGTGGGATTCCGTACAGGGCTTGATGAGGGGCTTCGACAGGGGCCTCAACCTCCCTGACTTGCCGTGCAGGCTCGCTGGCTGGTGGGCCATGGACTTCAGGAGTGTCACCCCGAGGACCTGGGTGGCAATATTATTTCTGGGGGTTTTCGGCACAGCCCTGGCGTTTTTTATACAGAACGCCGCCCAGAGGTTCACGACTCCGACGCGCGTGGCAATTATCTTCTCCACTGAGCCTGTATTTACCGCGATTTTCGCCCGTGTCTTCTTCGGAGAGGCGCTCGGGATGAGGGGGGTGCTGGGATCTATCCTCATCCTCGCCGGGACCATTGTGGCAGAGCTGCCGGCGAGGGGGGATGGGTAG